From the Rhizobium sp. ARZ01 genome, the window CCGTTTTGCGAGAAAGAAGTTGACGCGGGCGATCTGTGCCTCCCAAAGCCCGAATCCGGCCAGAAAATGCGCCTTGATCCGGCTTCAACGCCCGGCAAACCAAATCGTTCCTGTGTGAAACCGTCAATCGGACTTCCTCGCCCGGGCACGCTCGTCCGAAAGCTCCATCGTCGTGCGGCTGAGGCGGCTTGCCAGCACCCGCATGACTTCGATCGTTACTTCCGGAAAATCACTCAGGAGCTTCAGGAAGTGCTCCTTGCTGATCCTGAGCGCCTCCAGGCTGGTCGTGGCCTTGACCGTCGCCGTACGTGACACGTCGCAGAGGATCGCGATTTCGCCGACGATCGAGTTGTTCTCGACCTCGGCGACCTTGATCTGGCCGCCCGGCGTTTCCACCAGAATGTCGGCGCGGCCAGTCAGGATCACATAGGCGGCATCGCCACTGTCGCCCTGCCGGAACAGGATTTCGCCGGCCGCGTAGGCCACGCGATCCGATGTGAATGCGAGAAGCTTCAGCTTCGTCGGATCCACTCCGGCAAACAGCGGCACCCGCCGCAACATCTGTACCTCGTCTTTCAGCAGCATCGCCTTTTCCGTCCCCATTCACTGCGGCGCTTTGGCCTTATCGTTTCATTATGACACCAATTCCTTGAATGTCGCATTGTCTGCGAGATCGGCATGTTTACCGTCTCCCACGAGCCGGCCTTTGTCGAAGATCAAAACCCGATCGAAAAGATCCGTCAGCGACGTGTTCGACAGCACCCAGACAATCGCCGATTCCTGGCCGTTGTTGCGCACCAGCGTCAGCGCGTTCTGGCAGATCTGTTCCTGCGTCCGTGAATCGAGTGCCGGCAACGGGCGGTTGAAGACATAGAAATCGGACCGTCGCAGCAGCGCGCGGGCAAGATTGAGTTTCTGGCGTTGCACCTGGGTGATCCGCCGTCCGCCCGGGCCGAGATTGAATTCCAGACCGATCGACAGGACCTGGTCAAAGAGGCCGGGCTCGCTGAGCAGCGAGATCACCATGGCGCGTACACGCTCCGGGCCGTCTGCCTGGCGATGGCTGACGCGGCCGAAGAGCACGTTGTCCATGATGCTGGCCGAGGCCGTATAGGTGTCCGGGTCGTAGCGTTCGAACGCGCCTGTCATTTCCTCCGGCATGCCTTCGTGGAACTGGCGGCGGGCCTCGACGATCTTGGTCATCAGTTCATCGCTCAGGAGACCGAAGCGATGCCGCGGCTCGATGTAGGCAAAGCTCAGGCGGATGATATCGCGCCCGTCCTCGTCGGAGACCTCGGAGTAGTCCTTGCCCTTCAGCTTCTGCAGCAACTGCTGATAATGCGGGATGTCGTCCGCCGTCATGAAGGTGAGCTGCTGGAAGAACGGATGATCCGGCGGCAGGCCGGCAAAGAGCTCGACCGCGTTCTCGGCGATCTCGTAACCCATTTCGTAGAGGGTGCGGTCGAGGCCGTTGCGCGTGACGACGTCGATGAAGTATTTGTTGCGGCCAATGCCGCGTCCCATCAGTTCTTCGTCGATTGCGTTGCCGAACAGGAGGTTCTCGCCAAGCGTGGCTTCGACGTTGTAGCGATCCGGCTCAAACGGCACGACGAGGTTGCCGAGACCGGCCTTTTCCAGCTCCTCGCGGAAGGTCTGGCGCAGCGCGACGATATGGGTCGCCAACTGCTCGTGCGCCGCAGGATCGATGGTGGAGCGCAGCGCCAGTTCAAGGATGTCCTTGGTCAGGTAGACGCAGTCGAGAACCGCGGCGACGGAGTGGAAGAGGTCGTCCGGGCCGGTTGCGCCCGCCGCTTCGTAGTCGATCCAGTCGCTGTGGATGTCGAAGTCGGGGTTTCCGGCAGCCTTCGCCTCGTCGATCTCCCACTTGCGCATGCCTATGTGTGCATCGTCATACTCGGCATCCCGGAGTGGCGCGTGCTTGAGGCCGTAGAGCAGGTTGTCGCGCAGCGAGCCGAAGAAGAAGTAGGCATCCGAGGCGACATAGGTGATGCGCCGTCCGGTCACCGACTCCGGAAGGTCGAACAGATCCGTGCTTCCCGCCGAGATGCGCCCGGATTCCGGCCAGACGGTCCGGCCGATCGCCTCGGCAAGCGCCTCGCCGCCGGCCGCGGCCCCGCCGATGATCGCGGTGAATTCGCCGGGGGCGAACTGGATCGAGACATGTTCCAGGGTAGGTGCGCCGCTGTCGTCGGTAAGCGTCAGGTTGAAAGCCGACAGCGGGCCGTCGAGACGTTGCGGCTCATCGACCGAGACGACCTGCAGGGCAGGATCGATCAGGTTGTCAGTCTTGAACTGCTCGACAACCTGAGTGTACTTGACCTGCACGTCCTGGCGGGCCTGGTCCCAGTCGATCAGTTCCTTCAGCGGGCCGGGGAGATCCTTGTAGGCGGCGATCACGGCGACGAGCTGGCCAATATCGAGCCGACCCTGCAGCGCCAGATAACCGCCGATGCTGTAGAACAGGAATGGCGTGACCGAGGCCAGGAAGTTGTTGATGAACTTGACCAGAAATTTCCACTGGTAGAGGTCGTAACGGATCTTGAAGATCCGTCCGAGCCGAGCTGCGACGTCGGCGCGTTCGAGGTTGGACGTATCGTAGGCGTGGATCGTGCCGATGCCGTCGACGATCTCGCTGACGCGGCCGGCCAGTTCGCGCGCGGTCAATTGCCTTTCCCTGCCGAGAACCAGAAGCCGGCGCCGCATGCGCGGGATGAGCACCGCCTGGACGGCGACGATGATGCCGGCAATCATGCCGAGCCAGACGTTCTGCACGAAGATGAAGAACAGCGCGGTCGCTGCCTGACCGCCGAGCAGGGCCGGGGCGACGAAGGCGTCGCCGGTGAAGCCGCCGAGCGGCTCCACCTCGTCCTTGACCATGCTGGCGATCTCCGCACCCTTCATGCGCTTGAATTTTGAAGGTGGAAAGCGGAGCACCCGATCCACCAGCTCGAAGCGAATGCGGCGCAGAAGGCGTTCGCCGAGCCGGCCCTTGTAGGTGTTGATGTAGAGCTTGAAGAGGCCGTTGATGACGACCAGGCCTAGGAAGACCAGGCTGAGCGCCATCAGCATCTGCAGGCGGTTCAGCTCGATCCCCGGGAAAAACACGACGTTGCCAAAGAACGGCAGGGCGAACTCGATCCGCATGAAGAGCTGCCGTGCGGCCTCACCCTCGAAGCCTTGCCCCTGGATCGGTCCGTTGACGATCTGCTTGGGCAGATCGAACGACATGAAATAGGGGATCATCGACAGCGCGACGATCAGCAGAATCCAAAGCTGCTGTTTGCGCGTGTGAGTCCAGATATAGTGTGTCAGGCCTTTTTCCATGAACTTTCAGACCGTGGAGGAGAAATCAGGGATGCGCGCGTCGTAACCTGACGGTGCGCCGTAGCGACCGCCACTCGCGTGGCGTGAAAGGCTACCACACGCGTGGTGTGAAGGTTGCCCCGTCACGTTGCCAAACCGCGATATAGGCATCGTGAAAGCTCCAGAAAAGGCGAAAATCGCTGCGTCGCCCCGGCCCCAGTCACATTGCAGTGAAATGCGTTTTTACATTGATTGCAAGGGCCTGGCGCATCCGGCTTGGCAAAGTGCAGGAATACTGGGGTGCCTCATCGCACAGAAGTCTGTCGCGCAAGGTCGCTGACGGAGGTTCCGGCGAGAAGTGCGCGCAGGATGCTCGACGTTCTTCGCGCACCGTCGAGGTCGAGCGGCGGCAGGTTCTGTGTCGGCCGTTGCAGCGCCGTTTCGATCGCCCGTGTCAGCCCCTCCGGCGAAAGCGTGCATTCCGGAACGACCGTGGCAAGCCCAAGCTTCTCAAGACGCAGGGCACGGGCGGTCTGCTCGGTTTCGCCGCCGGCAGTGAACGGCACGAAGACGGCGCGGCAACCGGCGCGGAGTATGTCGCATACGGTGTTGTATCCGGATTGGGATACGGAGAGCCGCGCGGCTGCAAGCAGGCTTGGGAAATCCGGCCGGAAGCGTACGACGGAGACGTTGTCGGGAGCACTGTCGACGGTGGCTTCAAAGGCGGTTTGCGGCAGGTTGGGGCCCGCGATGAGGCACCAGCGCAGGGCCTTGGGCAGGGCGCGCGCAGCGCCTATGGCGGCCTCGTTCAACGCAGCGCCAACGGCGCCGCCGCCGGCCGAGACGAGGATGTCGAAACGCTCGGAGGGCGGGGCGGGCCGCGGGGCGGCGACAAGCCCGGTGTAGATGACCCTGTCAGCGATCCGTTCCGCCAGCGAGAAGCTGTCCTCCAGCCTTGCGAAGGACGGATCGCCATGGACGAGGATGCCATCAAAGTGACTGGTCGCAAGCGCCACGCTCTCCTCGTCGCGGCCGGGCTTGCTCTTCTCCTGCAGGATGTCGCGCAGCGAGGAGAGCACGATCGGTCGTTCCTTCATACCGGCGATTTCATCCAGCAGCGGAAGAAGTTCGAAGCGCACCTGGCGGCGGCCGAACGGAAAAGCTTCGATGATGACAATGTCCGGCCTGATTTCCCGGAAGGCTGCGAGCAGGAGATCGCGACGGCGATCGCGGAAGGCGTCGTCGACCGGGTTGCCCGCGAGATCGACGAGGCCGGAGAAGCCGGCATCGCCTGCGACCACGGGCGGCAGCTCGACGTGCTTGATGCCGGCACCGGGAAAACCCTGTACCGGCGCCCCGCCCGTGACCATGGTTACGTCGAAGCCGTCCCCGACGAGGGCCCGGGCGATGCGGCTGGCGCGGGCAATGTGGCCGATTCCGAGAAGGTGCTGGACGTAGAAGAAAACGCGCGGCCCCGGCATTCCGATTTCGCTCATCAGGCGGCCTGCCATTCGTTTTCGAAGAGGGTCTTTAGCTGGCGGATGCTGGTGTGGTGGTCGAATTCGGAGCGAACGCGTTGCTCCGCTGCCTCACCGAGCCGTTTGCGCAGCGCCGGGTCGCGGATCAGCTGTTCAATCGCGGTCGCCAGCGCCTTCGGATTCTCCGGCGGCACGACGAGACCGTTTTCGCCGTCCTTCAGAAGCTCCGGGATGCCGGAGATGTTGGTCGATACGCAAACCAGCCGCTGGCTCGACGCCTCTACCAGCACGTTCGGCAGGCCGTCCCGGTCGCCATCGGATGTGATGCGGCAGGCAAGTGCGAACAGGTCCGAACGGCGATAGTGGTCGAGCACGTCCTGCTGGTCGAGCGCGCCGTTCCAGGTGATCCGGCCGGCGATGCCGAGTTTTTCGGCGAGCTGTTTCATGGCTGCAAGGTTAGGCCCGCCGCCGATGTGGATGAACCGCCAGGAAAGTTCGGCGGGCAGCAGCGACAGTGCATTGAGCAGCACGTCATAGCCCTTCTTGTCGACTGCGCGGCCGACGCTGACGATCGTCACCGGGTTGTCCCGGTCAGATCCGTCGCGCATCGAATGCTCGCCCGGAAAGGGGGCGAAGCGATCGAGATCGAGGCCGTGATAGCTCAGATGGACGTGGTTCTTGCCGTTCGCCAGCACGCGCAGGCGGTCGAATCCGGTCTGGTTGCAGGTCACCGTCCAGCGTGTGTCGGAGAGCTTGCCTTCCAGCTCCCAGTCGGGAGAGGTCCAGATGTCCTTGGCATGCGCCGAGCAGGTCCAGGGGATGCCGTTCATCAGGCTCGTATAACGCGCCACGGATGCGGGCGTATGGATGAAATGGGCGTGCAGCCAGTCCGTTCCCGCCGGCCATTCGGCGCAAAGCACGGCGGCCTGCCCGAAGCGGCGGAAGCGGTTGGGGGTAAAATCACGGCGCAGGTCTTTCAGGAACGCACGGAAGGCGGCCTTGAAGCCGGGCAGCCGATAGCTTTTGACGAGCCCACGAACGACGCGCAGCGGTTCCTGGTACAGGTATTCCGGGAGATAATGCACGGGCGCCCGGATTTCGTCATGGACCGGATGGCGCTTGGTATCGGTCGGATGACGCATGGAAATGAGCGTCAGATCGAAGCCGGCCCTTTCCAGCCCCAGCAGTTCCTGGGCGATGAAGGTTTCCGACAGCCGCGGATAGCCCTTCAGGATGACGGCGATTTTCTTCTGCGATGTCAATTCTTGTCAGCCTTGTACAATGGAGAGCCGCGTGTTGTCCCGGCTCACCAGCAGGTCGCCGACGATCTGGGAAATGTGCGGCAATCCTTCAAGTCTCAATGCCTTTGATGTCTTTGACGGTGGCGCGCGATGGGGCAGCGCCTTCAGCACCTTGGAAAGGACCAGCGGCTGGCGGGATTCTTCCGGGGACAGCATTTCGACGAGGCCGAGTTCGGAGGCGCGGGTGGCCCGGATCAGCTGTTCCTCGCGCGGGTTGACGCGGGGGATGATCAGTGCCGGCTTGTCGAAGGAGAGGATCTCGCAATAGGTGTTGTAGCCGCCCATGGCAACGACTGCGGTCGCGCCCGCGATCAGTTCCTCCATGCGGTTGTCGAACTCGATCACCTCGATATAGGGGATCTTCGATCCCTTGCGCAAAAGCTTCTGCCGCTGATTGGCCGGCATGTAGGGGCCGAGCACGATCAGGGCCTTGTGCGTCAGGTCCGGATCCTCCTTGTAGGCATGGACGACGTCGTGGATCAGAGAGGCGCCGTCGCCGCCGCCGCCGGTGGTCACCAAAATATAGTCGCCCTTAGGCCGGTGTTCCGAGCCCTGCTCCTGCGAGACGCTGCGCTGCAGGAAGCCGACGAAGTTCATGCGTGCCCGAACCGAAGCCGGGACATCGAGACCGACCAGCGGATCGTAGAAATCCGGCGGGCCGTAGACCCAGACCTTGTCATAATACTTGGCGATCTTGCCCATGACGTCATGGCGCTTCCATTCGGCGTCGAGCAGATGCGGCGCATCCATGACGTCGCGCAGGCCGAGCACCAGCGTCGTGCCGCAGGCTTTCAGATAGGCGAGCGTCTCCTCGACCTCGCCGCGCAGCCCCATCGGCTCCTTGTCGACGATGAAGATGTCGGGCTGGAAGCTCTCGGCCGTGTGCCGGATGATCGACTGCCGCATCTTCAGCGTCTCGTGCAGGTCGATATGCTGTTCCATCGACGTATATTCGCCGTTGCGCAGCTTGATGACGCTCGGAATCTTCACGAAATCGACGCGGGCGCGATAGTCGAAGGCGCCGGCTATCGGGGAGCCGGAGATGATCAGGACGTTGAGGCCGCGGAAATCCTCGACCAGCGAGTGCGCGATCGTGCGGCAGCGCCGCAGGTGGCCAAGACCAAACGTGTCATGGCTGTACATCAGAATCCGGGCGTCTTCCAGACGTCGTGTCATCGGATACTCCACACAGGTTGAACGACCGAACTTAGAAGCCAGTACTAGGATTCGCTAATCATGCATCGCACAATTTCGTTATTTGTACGGATCGGCCGCGTCCCGCAAGCCGTCGCCAAGGAAATTGAACGCGAGTATCACCAGAATGACCGGGATCATCGGGAACAATAGCCACGGATAGAAGGCGATGACACTGACGCTGCGCGCCTCGGTGAGCAGGATGCCCCAGCTGGTGATCGGCGGGCGCAGGCCGAGGCCGAGGAAGCTGAGTGCGGTTTCGCCGAGAATCATGCCGGGAATCGAGATGGTTGCGGTCGCGATCAGGTGCGACATGAAACCGGGCACGAGATGGCGGCCGATGATGCGGCTGCTCTTGGCGCCCATCAGTTGCGCCGCCAGTACGTAGTCCTCCTCGCGCAGGGCGAGGAGCTTCGAGCGAACAGCGCGCGCGAGCCCCGTCCAGTCGAGCAGGCCGAGAATGACGGTAATGCCGAGATAGACCAGGATCGGGCTCCAGCTGACGGGCATGATCGCGGCGAGCGCCATCCACAGTGGGATACTCGGGATCGACTGCAGGACCTCGATGATACGCTGGACGAAGAGGTCAATGTAGCCGCCGTGATAGCCTGCGAGTCCTCCGATGACGATACCGAGCGTGAAGCTCACCGCAATGCCGATCAGGCCGATGGTGATCGAGATCCGGGCGCCGTAGATGATGCGTGACAGCACGTCTCGGCCGAGCCGATCGGTGCCGAGCAGGAACATCTCGCCACCCTCGGCCGGGCAGACGAGGTGGGTGCTCGCATCGAACAGGCCCCAGAAGCGATAGGGGTCGCCCGAGCAGAAGAAGCGCAGCTTCTGCACGTCGTTCTTGTTGTCGGTGTAGACGCGCCGCAGCGTGTCCATGTCGAGCGTCATCTCGCGCCCGTAGACGAACGGCCCGACGAACTGCCCCTCGTGGAACAGGCGCACCCGTTGCGGCGGGGCATGGATGAAGTCCATGTTGCGCGTGTGCAGGTTATAGGGCGCCAGGAACTCGGCGATGACGATCATGAAGTAGAGCGCCAGCAGGAAGATGGCGGAGGCGAGCGCCAGTCGGTGCTTCTTGAACTTCCACCACATCAGTCGCGTCTGCGAGGCCTGGAAGACCTTGGCCTGGCCGGCCGTCATCGCCTCGACCGAGTAGGGATCGAAGGGAGCAGTCGAAACGTAATGCTGCAGGGGGGAGCCGGATGGCGGCAGCGGTGAATTCATTTGGTGCTCCCGCCTTGAAGTCGGATGCGCGGATCGAGAAGGGCGAGCGCGATATCGGAGATCAGCACGCCGATGACGGTGAGGAAGGCAAGGAACATCAGGAACGAGCCGGCCAGATACATGTCCTGGCTCTGCAATGCCTTGATCAGCATCGGCCCGGTTGTCTCCAGCGACAGCACGATGGCCGTGATTTCAGCGCCCGAAATGATCTGCGGCAGGATTGAGCCGATGTCGGAGATGAAGAAGTTCAACGACATGCGGAGCGGATATTTCACCAACGCGCGGAACGGGTTCATGCCCTTGGCGCGCGCCGTCACCACGTATTGCTTCTGCAATTCGTCGAGCAGATTGGCGCGAAGCCGGCGCACCATCCCGGCCGTACCGGCGGTGCCGATGATGATGACCGGGATCCAGAGGTGCTCGAGGATCGACTTCGCCTTGGCCCAGCTCATCGGCTCGTTGAGGTACTGCTGGTCCATCAGGTGGCCGATCGAGGTGCCGAACCAGATGTTGGCGAAGTACATCAGGATCAGCGCCAGCATGAAATTGGGGATGGCGAGGCCAAGGAGCCCCAAGAACGTCAGGCCGTAGTCGCCCCAGCTATATTGATGCGTGGCCGAATAGATGCCGATCGGAAAGGCCAGCAGCCAGGTGAACAGGATGGTGACGAAGGAAACGAGCACTGTCAGCCATAGCCGGTCGCCGACCACTTCGGAAACGGGGAGCTGGTACTCGAAGGAGTAGCCGAAATCGCCCTGGAGCATGCCGCCGACCCAGTGGAAGTAGCGGATCGGCGCCGGCTGGTCGAAACCGTAGCGCTCGCGCAGCGCATCGATCTCCTCCATGTCGGCCTCTTCGCCCATGGCCCGCAATTCCGAGACGTAGCTCTCGAAATAGTCACCCGGCGGCAGCTCGATGATGGTGAAGACGAGGACCGAGATCAGGAAGAGCGTCGGTACCATGACGGCGATGCGCCAGAGGATGTATCGCAGCATCGGTCAGGCGCTCCCGTCGAACCAGAAGGTGTCGGGCATGTAGGCTCCCATGAAAGCAGTCGGGTCGAAGCCGTACAGCCCTTTCTCCGGCACGTTCTTGATCTTCCTGTTGGTAAGGACTGGCTGCAGCGTTCCGTTGACGATACCGATCGAGAACACCTGGTCGGTGTAGATCGACAGCATTTCCCTCCAGATCCCCTCGCGCTCGGCAGTCGATGTCGTGCGCTTCCAGAGCTTCATCAGGTCGACCAGCCGTTTTGCTTCGGGAAGGTCCGGCGCCTCGCCCTTCTGTTCGGCAGAGAGATAGTGCAAGCCCCAGACCGGCCATTGCAGTTGCTCGTCGCCGGTCGGCGCCAGTGCGGACGGCGACATGTCTGCGGTCGGAATGCCGTTGTCGATGCCCTGCTGCACCGAAATCATGATCTCGCCGCCAAGTGCGCGGCTGCGGAACACGTCGCGCTGTGAGGTGCGTACATGGAGTTTCAGCCCCACCTCCCGCCAGTGGTCGGTGACCAGTTCCAGCACGTCGGTTTCCAGCGTGCTCTCGCCGGCCGATTCCACGATTAGGCTCGCTTCCCGTCCGTCCGGCAGGAGGCGCAGGCTTTCGTCCTCGTTCCAGGTCAGCCCAGCCTCGTCCAGAAGCCGGTTGGCCAGGCCGGGATCGAACTGTGCCCAGGCGCGCTGGTACTCCTCCTTGAAGAGGGGGCTTTGCGGCAGGATCGTATCGGCGCTCTCGCGCGCCAGCCCGAAGAAGCTCGCCTTGTTGATCTCCTCGCGGTCGATCGCCACCGACAGCGCCCGGCGGAAGCGGACGTCGCGGAAGAGGTCGCGCCAAACCTGGTCGCCGCAATTGAGGTTCGGCAGCAGCGCGATGCGCGAGCCCTGCGTGTGCTCCCACAGGCGGACCTTGATCGGGTAGCGCTTCTCGGCGTCCTTGAGGAACGTGTAGTCGGCGAAGTCGAGGCCGTTCGCCTGGATGTCGGTTTCTCCGGCCCCGGCCTTGGCGGGGATGATGCCCGAGGCAGAGACGTTCAACAGCACCCTGTCGATATAGGGCAACTGCTGGCCTGTTTCGTCGACGCGGTGGAAATAGGGATTGCGCTCGAAGATGAACTGCTCGGCCGGCGGTGCGATCGTATTGCGCCACGGGTCGAGCGTCGGCAGGTCCGGGTTTTCCGGGCGGTAGGTCCGCGAACGGTTAATATGCAGGCCGGTCCAGTCGTCGGTGCCTTCTTCCTCGACGAGCTTCTTTAGCGTGTCGGCATCGGCGTATTTCGCATGAAACTGCTTCATGTAATGGGCTGGAAGCACGATCGTCAGCGGCTGGGGTCCCGAGAGCCTCTGCAGGAAATCGGGCTTGGGGACGTCCCACGAGTAACGTACCGTCAGCGGGTCGACCACCTCGAAGCGGGGTGGCTGGCCTTCGGAGAGGAGATCGAGCGGCAGGCCGCGCGGACGCATCTCCTTGTTGTTGAGCACGTCTTCCCAATAGTAGACGAAATCGTCTGTCGTGAAGGGGTGTCCGTCCGACCAGCGATGTCCGTCGCGAAGCCGGAAGGTATAGACGCGGTTTTCGACCTGTTCGAAGCTCTCGAGGATATCCGGTTGCAGCACGAGATGCTCGTCGATGCCGACGAGGCGTGCGTAACCGTTGATGGTCATCAGGCGGATGTCCTTCTGGCCGCCGATGATCATGCGCGCCGAGCCGCCATACTGGCCGGGCGTGCGCCCCATCGATGCCATGTTGACGACGCGCGGAACCTTCGGAATGCGCTCGGCCATCGGCGGCAGGGAGCCGTCGGCGAGCTTGTCCTTGAAGAACTCCGGTTCGTGCAGCATGGCCGCTGCTTGCGCCAGAGACACCGGGAGGCAAGTAGAGGCGAGCATGCCAAGAAGGGTTCGACGCGTGATCACGGGCGCAGCTCCTTCACATCCGCATTCCGACGGGCGAGCACGAGGTGACCCTCGCCGAGATCCACCGTCGCCAGCCCGTCGCCGCCGGGATCTCGCTGGAACTGTGCGGACCAGTTCCGCATGTCGCTGGCGCTCGCAGCCTTCAGCGCCGAGAAGTCCAGTGGCCGGTCGAGATCGGGGAAGGGCACCGCTGCAAGGAGCGATTTCGTATAGGGATGGACGGGCGCCCGCATGAGCGTTTCACGCGGCGCAAGCTCGACGATCCGCCCTGCGCACATTACCGCGATCCGATCGGCCATATAGTCGACAACAGCCAGATTGTGCGAAATGAACAGATAGGTCAAGCCGAGGTCTTTTTGCAGGTCTTTCAAGAGGTTGAGGATCTGTGCCTGCACCGATACGTCAAGTGCCGACACCGGCTCGTCGCAGATGAGCAGTTCGGGTCCCAGCGCCAGCGCGCGGGCAATGCCGATCCTCTGGCGCTGGCCCCCGGAAAACGAGTGCGGATAGCGGTTCAGGTAGCGGCGGTTGAGGCCGATCACCTCCATCAGGGCGCCGACCGTCTCCTGGCGGGACTTGGACGTGCCGCGGTCGTGGATCTCCAGCGGCTCTGCGAGGATGTTCTGCACGGTCATGCGCGGCGACAGCGAGGAGACCGGATCCTGGAACACCATCTGGATCTTGGCGCGCAGCTTCTGCAGGTCGGAGCCCTCGGCCTTGAGCACGTCGACCGGACCATTGCGGTCGTTGAAGGTGATCGAGCCGGAATCCGGGGTTACGGCGCGCATAAGCATCTTGCTGACGGTCGTCTTGCCGCAGCCGCTCTCGCCGACGAGGCCGAGGCATTCGCCGCGGCGTATGTCGAAGCTGACGCCGTCGACCGCACGAACGGGCGCTTCCACCGAGGGTCGGAAGAAGCCGCCCTTGCGGATCTGGAACGACTTGGTGACGTCGCGCACCGAAAGCAGGATCTCCGAACCGGCGGCCTCCTTCGTACTGCCGGTCGTGCCGATCAGGTGCGATGCATTGACCGGCACGTCGCGCAGCGCCTTCAGCCGTTCGCCGGGCTTCATGTCGAAATGCGGCACCGCGGCCATCAGGCCCTTGAGATAGGGATGGGCCGGCCGACGGAAGATGTCCTCGACGGGGCCTGCCTCCATGATCTCGCCGTGGTAGATCACCACCACCTCGTCGGCGACATTGGCGACGACACCGAGATCATGGGTGATTAGCAGCATCGCCATGTTGAATTCCTGCTGCAGGTCCTTCAGCAGCCGGAGGATCTGCGCCTGGATCGTCACGTCGAGCGCTGTGGTCGGTTCGTCGGCGATCAGCAGC encodes:
- a CDS encoding glycosyltransferase family 4 protein codes for the protein MTSQKKIAVILKGYPRLSETFIAQELLGLERAGFDLTLISMRHPTDTKRHPVHDEIRAPVHYLPEYLYQEPLRVVRGLVKSYRLPGFKAAFRAFLKDLRRDFTPNRFRRFGQAAVLCAEWPAGTDWLHAHFIHTPASVARYTSLMNGIPWTCSAHAKDIWTSPDWELEGKLSDTRWTVTCNQTGFDRLRVLANGKNHVHLSYHGLDLDRFAPFPGEHSMRDGSDRDNPVTIVSVGRAVDKKGYDVLLNALSLLPAELSWRFIHIGGGPNLAAMKQLAEKLGIAGRITWNGALDQQDVLDHYRRSDLFALACRITSDGDRDGLPNVLVEASSQRLVCVSTNISGIPELLKDGENGLVVPPENPKALATAIEQLIRDPALRKRLGEAAEQRVRSEFDHHTSIRQLKTLFENEWQAA
- a CDS encoding cyclic nucleotide-binding domain-containing protein, producing the protein MLLKDEVQMLRRVPLFAGVDPTKLKLLAFTSDRVAYAAGEILFRQGDSGDAAYVILTGRADILVETPGGQIKVAEVENNSIVGEIAILCDVSRTATVKATTSLEALRISKEHFLKLLSDFPEVTIEVMRVLASRLSRTTMELSDERARARKSD
- a CDS encoding glycosyltransferase, translated to MSEIGMPGPRVFFYVQHLLGIGHIARASRIARALVGDGFDVTMVTGGAPVQGFPGAGIKHVELPPVVAGDAGFSGLVDLAGNPVDDAFRDRRRDLLLAAFREIRPDIVIIEAFPFGRRQVRFELLPLLDEIAGMKERPIVLSSLRDILQEKSKPGRDEESVALATSHFDGILVHGDPSFARLEDSFSLAERIADRVIYTGLVAAPRPAPPSERFDILVSAGGGAVGAALNEAAIGAARALPKALRWCLIAGPNLPQTAFEATVDSAPDNVSVVRFRPDFPSLLAAARLSVSQSGYNTVCDILRAGCRAVFVPFTAGGETEQTARALRLEKLGLATVVPECTLSPEGLTRAIETALQRPTQNLPPLDLDGARRTSSILRALLAGTSVSDLARQTSVR
- a CDS encoding glycosyltransferase family protein, with product MTRRLEDARILMYSHDTFGLGHLRRCRTIAHSLVEDFRGLNVLIISGSPIAGAFDYRARVDFVKIPSVIKLRNGEYTSMEQHIDLHETLKMRQSIIRHTAESFQPDIFIVDKEPMGLRGEVEETLAYLKACGTTLVLGLRDVMDAPHLLDAEWKRHDVMGKIAKYYDKVWVYGPPDFYDPLVGLDVPASVRARMNFVGFLQRSVSQEQGSEHRPKGDYILVTTGGGGDGASLIHDVVHAYKEDPDLTHKALIVLGPYMPANQRQKLLRKGSKIPYIEVIEFDNRMEELIAGATAVVAMGGYNTYCEILSFDKPALIIPRVNPREEQLIRATRASELGLVEMLSPEESRQPLVLSKVLKALPHRAPPSKTSKALRLEGLPHISQIVGDLLVSRDNTRLSIVQG
- a CDS encoding ABC transporter permease, whose amino-acid sequence is MNSPLPPSGSPLQHYVSTAPFDPYSVEAMTAGQAKVFQASQTRLMWWKFKKHRLALASAIFLLALYFMIVIAEFLAPYNLHTRNMDFIHAPPQRVRLFHEGQFVGPFVYGREMTLDMDTLRRVYTDNKNDVQKLRFFCSGDPYRFWGLFDASTHLVCPAEGGEMFLLGTDRLGRDVLSRIIYGARISITIGLIGIAVSFTLGIVIGGLAGYHGGYIDLFVQRIIEVLQSIPSIPLWMALAAIMPVSWSPILVYLGITVILGLLDWTGLARAVRSKLLALREEDYVLAAQLMGAKSSRIIGRHLVPGFMSHLIATATISIPGMILGETALSFLGLGLRPPITSWGILLTEARSVSVIAFYPWLLFPMIPVILVILAFNFLGDGLRDAADPYK
- a CDS encoding ABC transporter ATP-binding protein, producing the protein MEKGLTHYIWTHTRKQQLWILLIVALSMIPYFMSFDLPKQIVNGPIQGQGFEGEAARQLFMRIEFALPFFGNVVFFPGIELNRLQMLMALSLVFLGLVVINGLFKLYINTYKGRLGERLLRRIRFELVDRVLRFPPSKFKRMKGAEIASMVKDEVEPLGGFTGDAFVAPALLGGQAATALFFIFVQNVWLGMIAGIIVAVQAVLIPRMRRRLLVLGRERQLTARELAGRVSEIVDGIGTIHAYDTSNLERADVAARLGRIFKIRYDLYQWKFLVKFINNFLASVTPFLFYSIGGYLALQGRLDIGQLVAVIAAYKDLPGPLKELIDWDQARQDVQVKYTQVVEQFKTDNLIDPALQVVSVDEPQRLDGPLSAFNLTLTDDSGAPTLEHVSIQFAPGEFTAIIGGAAAGGEALAEAIGRTVWPESGRISAGSTDLFDLPESVTGRRITYVASDAYFFFGSLRDNLLYGLKHAPLRDAEYDDAHIGMRKWEIDEAKAAGNPDFDIHSDWIDYEAAGATGPDDLFHSVAAVLDCVYLTKDILELALRSTIDPAAHEQLATHIVALRQTFREELEKAGLGNLVVPFEPDRYNVEATLGENLLFGNAIDEELMGRGIGRNKYFIDVVTRNGLDRTLYEMGYEIAENAVELFAGLPPDHPFFQQLTFMTADDIPHYQQLLQKLKGKDYSEVSDEDGRDIIRLSFAYIEPRHRFGLLSDELMTKIVEARRQFHEGMPEEMTGAFERYDPDTYTASASIMDNVLFGRVSHRQADGPERVRAMVISLLSEPGLFDQVLSIGLEFNLGPGGRRITQVQRQKLNLARALLRRSDFYVFNRPLPALDSRTQEQICQNALTLVRNNGQESAIVWVLSNTSLTDLFDRVLIFDKGRLVGDGKHADLADNATFKELVS